From Nicotiana tabacum cultivar K326 chromosome 22, ASM71507v2, whole genome shotgun sequence, one genomic window encodes:
- the LOC107774275 gene encoding tubulin-folding cofactor A, with protein sequence MATVRNLKIKTSTCKRILKELHSYEEEVERETAKTADMKDKGADPYDLKQQENVLAESRMMVPDCRKRLEAALDDLKGALVELEETDQKDGPEFEEARTIIADVEKLFESSEV encoded by the exons ATGGCTACCGTGAGAAATCTGAAAATCAAGACATCAACTTGCAAGCGCATACTGAAGGAGCTTCATTCCTATGAGGAAGAGGTGGAGAGAGAAACTGCCAAGACTGCTGATATGAAGGACAAAGGCGCCGATCCCTATGACCTCAAACAGCAG GAAAATGTGCTGGCTGAATCCAGAATGATGGTTCCTGATTGTCGCAAGCGCCTGGAAGCAGCGTTGGATGACCTTAAAGGAGCTCTG GTTGAGTTAGAGGAGACGGACCAAAAAGACGGCCCCGAATTTGAAGAAGCTCGAACCATAATAGCAGATGTTGAGAAGTTGTTTGAATCTTCGGAAGTTTAA